The following proteins come from a genomic window of Triticum aestivum cultivar Chinese Spring chromosome 6A, IWGSC CS RefSeq v2.1, whole genome shotgun sequence:
- the LOC123130790 gene encoding dehydration-responsive element-binding protein 1G, translated as MDLSALSSDYSSGTPSPVGADGGNSEGFSAYMTVSSAPPKRRAGRTKFKETRHPVYKGVRRRNPGRWVCEVREPHSKQRIWLGTFETAEMAARAHDVAALALRGRAACLNFADSPRRLRVPPVGASPDEIRRAAVEAAEAFLPAPDQSNAAAEEVAVAPTEQFAGDPYYGMDDGMDFGMQGYLDMAQGMLIAPPPMAGPSATVGDGDDDGEVSLWSY; from the coding sequence atggacCTCAGTGCCCTCAGCAGCGACTACTCGTCAGGGACGCCGTCCCCGGTGGGCGCGGACGGCGGCAACAGCGAGGGCTTCTCGGCGTACATGACGGTGTCTTCGGCGCCGCCGAAGCGCCGCGCCGGGCGGACCAAGTTCAAGGAGACGCGGCACCCGGTCTACAAGGGCGTGCGCCGGAGGAACCCCGGGAGGTGGGTCTGCGAGGTGCGGGAGCCGCACAGCAAGCAGAGGATATGGCTCGGCACGTTCGAGACCGCGGAGATGGCGGCGCGCGCTCACGACGTGGCCGCGCTGGCGCTGCGCGGCCGCGCCGCCTGCCTCAACTTCGCCGACTCGCCTCGGCGGCTCCGGGTCCCGCCCGTGGGTGCTAGCCCTGATGAGATAcggcgggcggcggtggaggcggctgaGGCATTCCTGCCGGCACCCGACCAGAGCAATGCGGCCGCCGAGGAGGTAGCAGTTGCACCAACGGAGCAGTTCGCCGGTGATCCGTACTATGGGATGGACGATGGGATGGACTTCGGGATGCAGGGCTACCTCGACATGGCGCAGGGGATGCTCATTGCCCCTCCTCCGATGGCAGGCCCTTCAGCGACTGTCGgagacggcgacgatgacggcgaggtcAGCTTGTGGAGCTACTGA